A portion of the Pseudomonadota bacterium genome contains these proteins:
- a CDS encoding xanthine dehydrogenase family protein molybdopterin-binding subunit, whose product MTNKQEYLQIGKTTPRADAFTKVTGKEKYAADYYGETFLWAGVKRAGVPHAVLKSINTQKAQNIPGVAAVLTYRDIPGINRIGIIRKDQPVLADIKICHCGEPLALVLAENKDVLMQAIQDISFDYELLPGIFDAEEALGGKAPRVHEDNSEGNLIKAVSVETGLGADAIKGCDATVEGIFNMPIQEHAYLETEAGWAYQGADGGIVIVASTQTPFRDRFEIAPVLGIDMEKIRVIAPYLGGAFGGKDGITVQCLLGLAILHSQGRPVKMWWSREESFLAGVKRLSARMHYRLGANFAGELQALECRLYYNGGAYASLGGEIMTLGAEHAGSAYRIPNVSIKGWCVYTNNPVGGPFRGFGVPQVTAAMEQMMDILAGKLNMDPLALRLKNVVARGERNCLGVTLTHSVGAAQCLETIRHHPLWKDKHQWKKDAGPHKIRGVGIACMGHAMGYPPVVPDQATAKIEITDNGKIRVYAGVADMGQGNASTYVQIAGHILRQDPSVMELVLPDTARTLPSGSSSASRTTYTYGNALVGAAHTLKKHISRQASALIEGSTADEFMLEPGCIIHIPSERSIPLIDIARLLDDSERVCTDSFRMPVAQEKLDIIYMGPHLIYSYGAHLAYVEIDTLTGSIEVKTYLAATDAGKVLNPQAYEQQIQGAIAQGIGYALTEAFQIRDGLIMTENLATYTIPTSMDVPEIISIPVEIEEESGPFGMKGVGEIAMSGPVPVIANAIADGCGIRIFSAPFTGEKILTMLIDNKNNRCSH is encoded by the coding sequence ATGACAAATAAGCAGGAATATCTTCAGATCGGCAAAACAACACCGAGAGCAGATGCCTTCACCAAGGTAACGGGGAAGGAAAAATATGCAGCCGACTACTACGGAGAAACATTCCTCTGGGCCGGTGTAAAAAGAGCCGGTGTTCCCCATGCAGTGCTGAAAAGCATCAATACTCAAAAGGCTCAAAACATCCCCGGCGTGGCTGCAGTCCTGACCTACAGGGATATCCCCGGCATAAATAGAATCGGGATAATCCGTAAAGACCAGCCTGTTCTTGCAGATATAAAAATATGCCATTGCGGCGAACCCTTAGCGCTTGTGCTTGCAGAAAACAAAGATGTCCTGATGCAGGCTATTCAGGACATCTCTTTTGACTATGAGTTACTGCCTGGAATATTTGACGCAGAGGAAGCTCTTGGCGGCAAGGCTCCCAGGGTACATGAAGACAACTCTGAAGGAAATTTAATAAAGGCTGTATCAGTGGAAACCGGGCTAGGGGCCGACGCCATAAAGGGGTGCGACGCAACAGTTGAAGGTATCTTCAATATGCCAATTCAGGAACATGCCTATCTGGAGACGGAGGCAGGCTGGGCATATCAGGGGGCTGACGGAGGAATCGTCATTGTCGCCTCAACTCAGACACCTTTCCGCGATCGTTTTGAAATTGCACCTGTTCTCGGCATTGATATGGAAAAGATTAGGGTCATAGCGCCTTATCTCGGCGGCGCCTTTGGCGGAAAGGACGGCATTACCGTACAATGTCTTCTGGGTCTTGCCATACTCCATTCACAGGGCAGGCCGGTAAAAATGTGGTGGAGTCGTGAAGAAAGCTTTCTGGCAGGCGTAAAACGCCTTTCAGCAAGGATGCATTACAGACTTGGCGCAAATTTTGCCGGTGAACTCCAGGCCCTTGAGTGCAGGCTTTATTACAACGGCGGTGCCTATGCCTCTCTCGGAGGTGAGATTATGACCCTCGGAGCAGAGCATGCAGGTTCAGCTTACCGCATACCCAATGTAAGCATTAAAGGCTGGTGCGTATATACAAATAATCCTGTCGGCGGACCTTTCCGAGGATTCGGTGTACCTCAGGTAACAGCGGCTATGGAACAGATGATGGACATACTTGCCGGAAAACTCAATATGGACCCTCTTGCGCTGCGCCTTAAAAATGTTGTGGCAAGGGGAGAAAGAAATTGTCTTGGCGTTACCCTTACCCATTCTGTGGGTGCGGCACAGTGTCTCGAAACCATACGACATCATCCTCTATGGAAGGATAAGCATCAATGGAAGAAAGACGCCGGGCCTCATAAAATAAGAGGGGTGGGTATTGCCTGTATGGGCCATGCCATGGGTTATCCGCCGGTTGTACCGGATCAGGCAACCGCGAAGATTGAGATTACCGACAACGGCAAGATAAGGGTCTATGCAGGTGTCGCAGACATGGGGCAGGGTAACGCAAGCACCTATGTACAGATTGCAGGTCACATCCTGAGACAGGACCCGTCCGTGATGGAACTGGTTCTGCCGGATACAGCCCGTACATTACCCTCGGGCTCCTCATCGGCAAGCCGCACCACCTATACATACGGCAATGCTCTTGTAGGAGCGGCACACACCTTAAAAAAACACATATCCCGACAGGCGTCAGCCCTGATTGAGGGGTCTACGGCAGATGAATTTATGCTTGAACCCGGGTGCATAATCCACATTCCATCAGAAAGAAGTATCCCTCTCATCGATATAGCCCGTCTTTTAGATGATTCGGAACGGGTTTGTACGGATTCTTTCAGGATGCCCGTTGCTCAGGAAAAACTCGACATCATATATATGGGTCCTCATTTAATATATTCCTACGGAGCCCATCTCGCATACGTGGAAATTGATACATTGACAGGCAGCATTGAAGTTAAAACATATCTTGCCGCCACAGATGCAGGCAAGGTGCTTAATCCCCAGGCATATGAGCAACAGATTCAGGGCGCCATTGCCCAGGGCATAGGCTACGCGCTGACTGAGGCTTTTCAAATCCGGGACGGCCTGATTATGACTGAAAATCTTGCAACATACACCATCCCAACATCAATGGATGTACCTGAAATTATATCCATCCCTGTGGAAATAGAAGAAGAATCAGGGCCTTTCGGCATGAAAGGGGTTGGCGAGATAGCTATGAGCGGCCCTGTACCTGTCATAGCAAATGCCATAGCGGACGGATGCGGGATAAGGATCTTCAGCGCACCCTTCACAGGTGAAAAGATCCTGACCATGCTGATTGATAATAAAAACAACAGGTGCTCCCATTGA
- a CDS encoding FAD binding domain-containing protein, protein MKISFILNNQNIAIEADPRTRVIDILREDVHMTGTKEGCGAGDCGACTILVDGKNMLACLMLAPQLEGRHIITIEGMGTQENMHPLQKAFIEYGAVQCGFCTPGMVMAAAGLLTTNPQPDRTEIQESLSGNLCRCTGYLKIVEAVEEAARKINTRGQDSVQGISFEPLNQLKPFEVEKGKCQTDATAFLPETYDEVWHMLEGKPDALLYAGGTDLLVKLRASHTLHNTALVCLERIEELKNVYESAGQLFIGACCTHSQLLLNPIIQQKFPVLIKALKSLGSPPIRNMGTIGGNICTASPAGDTLPPLYVLDAEVEIRSESQSRRIPIKDFIIGPGKTALKKGEILYGLWLESNNNYNIHHYEKVGQRRSLAISIASLAALLKTNETGIVKKARFAWGSVGPTVVTSEDAEASLIGKPLTEETLKALIPFIEKALTPIDDIRASAAYRRVVAGNLLLRISG, encoded by the coding sequence TTGAAGATATCTTTTATCCTCAACAATCAAAATATTGCAATTGAGGCAGACCCGCGGACAAGGGTAATAGATATTCTGCGTGAAGACGTGCATATGACAGGCACAAAAGAGGGATGCGGTGCAGGAGATTGCGGGGCATGTACGATCCTTGTGGACGGTAAAAACATGCTCGCCTGCCTAATGCTTGCTCCGCAGCTTGAGGGTCGGCATATTATAACCATAGAAGGAATGGGAACACAGGAGAACATGCACCCCCTGCAGAAGGCATTTATAGAATACGGCGCCGTACAGTGCGGATTCTGCACCCCAGGTATGGTCATGGCAGCAGCAGGTCTTCTTACAACAAATCCGCAGCCTGATAGAACAGAAATACAGGAGTCCTTAAGCGGCAATCTTTGCCGTTGTACCGGTTACCTCAAGATTGTGGAAGCCGTAGAAGAAGCAGCACGAAAAATTAATACCCGGGGACAAGATTCGGTACAGGGAATTTCATTTGAACCGCTCAATCAGCTCAAACCGTTTGAAGTGGAGAAGGGTAAGTGTCAAACCGATGCAACAGCGTTTCTGCCCGAAACATACGATGAGGTCTGGCACATGCTTGAAGGTAAGCCGGATGCACTTCTATATGCCGGCGGCACAGACCTCCTTGTAAAATTAAGAGCTTCTCATACATTGCACAATACTGCCCTTGTATGTCTGGAGCGAATAGAAGAGCTTAAGAACGTATATGAAAGCGCAGGCCAATTATTTATCGGGGCTTGCTGCACACACAGTCAGCTGCTTTTAAACCCCATTATTCAACAAAAGTTCCCCGTACTCATAAAGGCTTTAAAATCATTGGGTTCGCCTCCAATTAGAAACATGGGTACAATTGGCGGCAATATCTGCACAGCTTCCCCGGCAGGCGATACCCTGCCGCCGTTATACGTACTGGATGCTGAAGTGGAAATACGCTCTGAAAGTCAATCCCGTCGCATCCCGATAAAGGATTTTATCATCGGTCCCGGAAAAACAGCACTGAAAAAAGGTGAGATATTATACGGTCTATGGCTGGAAAGCAACAACAACTATAACATTCATCACTATGAAAAGGTAGGGCAACGCCGGTCTCTCGCAATATCTATTGCAAGCCTTGCAGCTCTTTTAAAGACTAATGAAACAGGAATTGTGAAAAAAGCCAGATTTGCCTGGGGAAGTGTAGGCCCCACAGTTGTAACATCTGAAGATGCAGAAGCATCCCTTATTGGGAAGCCTTTAACTGAAGAGACGCTGAAGGCTTTAATACCCTTTATTGAAAAGGCTCTCACCCCGATTGACGATATACGGGCAAGCGCAGCATACAGGCGGGTTGTTGCAGGAAATCTGCTGCTCCGCATCTCCGGATAA
- a CDS encoding MFS transporter, producing MEQKQGLFTKEFIALNTIFLFAAAVMAVFFQFQNYLQSLGIAFAWFGFIMGADSLASFVLQPFLSVYLNAKNSRKWLFISISGMAVMLFSYKFALDLPSLIAVRILHGAAFVCLMSAIVAMMVNYIPSEKSGQAFGLVSVVRLVPYSIVPPLLTATNKTPADFQATLIYSSILMIFSLSLAYQIKPSQSVGQDCHSDQHGINMKRLFDNIKDRKIAVLFAVNLLLYSAYTIIFFFIKEYGHRKGIENPGYFFTIATVVMIGIRLIGGTFFDRLNKATITGLSMAGLAVCYALVAHIFSEGMFYVLAFFIGLGWGIVMPLLNALIFDFSPPAFRATNLNLSLVVMQGGFFIGPFIGGIIIGRWGYNTIFYLCALLSFFAAALMHITMKRRSL from the coding sequence ATGGAGCAAAAACAAGGACTATTTACAAAAGAGTTCATTGCTTTAAATACCATTTTCCTGTTCGCTGCTGCTGTGATGGCCGTATTTTTTCAGTTTCAGAACTATCTTCAGTCATTAGGCATTGCCTTTGCCTGGTTCGGATTTATCATGGGAGCAGATTCTCTGGCAAGTTTTGTTCTCCAGCCTTTTCTCTCTGTATATCTGAACGCTAAAAATTCCAGGAAATGGCTGTTTATAAGCATATCCGGAATGGCTGTTATGCTGTTTTCCTACAAATTTGCTTTAGACCTTCCGTCGCTCATTGCAGTCCGCATACTGCACGGCGCTGCCTTTGTATGCCTTATGTCTGCAATCGTGGCAATGATGGTCAACTATATACCTTCAGAAAAAAGCGGACAGGCCTTCGGGCTCGTATCCGTCGTAAGGCTCGTTCCTTACTCGATAGTACCGCCTCTATTAACAGCAACAAATAAAACACCGGCAGATTTTCAGGCAACCTTGATATACAGCTCAATCCTCATGATCTTTTCCTTATCTCTTGCGTATCAGATTAAACCTTCTCAGTCAGTCGGTCAGGACTGCCACAGCGATCAACATGGCATAAACATGAAGAGATTGTTCGACAATATAAAAGATAGAAAAATTGCTGTTCTATTTGCTGTTAATCTTTTATTGTACAGTGCATATACGATTATCTTTTTTTTCATAAAAGAATACGGTCACAGAAAAGGCATAGAAAACCCCGGTTATTTCTTCACAATTGCAACAGTTGTTATGATAGGAATCAGACTGATTGGCGGGACATTTTTTGACAGGCTTAATAAAGCAACCATTACAGGACTCTCTATGGCCGGACTTGCAGTCTGTTATGCACTGGTTGCTCATATATTCAGCGAAGGCATGTTTTATGTCCTTGCCTTTTTCATCGGCCTCGGATGGGGTATAGTAATGCCTCTTCTTAACGCATTGATCTTTGATTTTTCCCCTCCTGCCTTCAGAGCAACTAATCTTAATCTCTCCCTTGTAGTAATGCAGGGCGGATTTTTTATCGGACCCTTCATCGGGGGCATTATAATAGGCCGTTGGGGCTACAATACTATTTTCTACCTCTGTGCTTTGCTGAGCTTTTTTGCTGCTGCACTTATGCATATAACCATGAAAAGGAGATCCTTATGA
- a CDS encoding secondary thiamine-phosphate synthase enzyme YjbQ yields MKSYRKELWFNIPERRGFINITGQVAECIRESGITEGLILINAMHITASVFINDDESGLHHDLDRWLEGLAPHEPVSQYRHNVGEDNADAHLKRSVMGRETVVAVTKGKLDFGPWEQIFYGEFDGRRKKRVLIKIIGE; encoded by the coding sequence TTGAAAAGTTACAGAAAAGAATTGTGGTTCAACATTCCTGAAAGGCGGGGCTTCATAAACATTACCGGGCAAGTAGCAGAGTGTATCCGGGAAAGCGGGATAACAGAAGGATTAATACTCATAAATGCGATGCATATTACAGCCTCTGTTTTTATTAATGACGATGAATCCGGCCTCCATCACGACCTTGATCGCTGGCTTGAAGGATTGGCTCCACATGAGCCGGTCTCTCAGTACCGGCATAACGTTGGTGAAGATAATGCCGATGCCCACCTTAAGCGGTCGGTTATGGGAAGAGAGACAGTTGTGGCCGTCACGAAAGGAAAATTGGACTTCGGACCCTGGGAACAGATTTTTTATGGTGAGTTTGATGGAAGACGGAAAAAACGTGTCCTCATCAAGATTATAGGAGAGTAA
- a CDS encoding DUF433 domain-containing protein, translating to MVTLDHITQQPDMMGGKACILGMRVTVGMIVGQIGAGYTIEEILADYPYKAACRFYSPIILMRTRFFRLPSNSP from the coding sequence ATGGTAACACTGGATCATATCACCCAGCAGCCGGATATGATGGGAGGCAAGGCGTGCATCCTCGGAATGCGTGTCACCGTCGGTATGATTGTGGGGCAGATCGGGGCAGGCTACACCATTGAAGAAATACTGGCCGACTACCCCTATAAAGCTGCCTGCCGTTTTTACTCTCCTATAATCTTGATGAGGACACGTTTTTTCCGTCTTCCATCAAACTCACCATAA
- a CDS encoding ATP-binding protein produces the protein MLEYFYRKDDQEIFSGRKNELSLMDEHLFSGKPVDVHISGLRRIGKTMLIKEFMKRHMDDEGVLPVYINLEEISETPEDFALKFIGWHVYWYYTKGSRLPVTYLHLPSLIFEIQDKELRDALMPVTAELEKAKPDRQRLLQECFNFSGTLARFTGKRVIVSLDEFQEIVNLTNFDQMKNILKIFRSVKDRVDHVTYCISGSIISEMENITRDSASPLFNQFSHLPIKPYTREESGELINKFIPDVDNRLTGLFHYYSTGNPFYLVRILRKAILFLDRGEVLSDMLVKRAFISEVLSPGGLIHSYCTYLYNVSLQRARGYGVLKSLLDIVATNDTPMTQSELARALKMSQGPIRINLKALQDIGLLFEKERKYYYFDPILKYWVAYVQNGVEVSDFPKEKDLMSIIEELDKKYQRVSEELGRMKEESVMNIMKQFSGQEIDGALFGLTERIILPGFTKLKRYISTDGKIEIDILAITKKGKWAVEVKWKGKAAGLKEIERFLKKALPLADTYWYVSKAGFTKEARQFALEKRIFISSEKDIGVLVESLQQG, from the coding sequence ATGCTTGAATATTTTTACAGGAAAGATGATCAGGAAATATTTTCAGGGAGAAAGAACGAGCTTTCCCTGATGGACGAGCACCTTTTTTCCGGTAAACCCGTTGATGTCCATATATCGGGGCTGAGACGTATCGGGAAAACCATGCTCATCAAAGAGTTCATGAAAAGGCATATGGATGACGAAGGTGTTCTCCCTGTTTATATTAACCTAGAAGAAATATCGGAGACACCGGAGGACTTTGCCCTTAAATTCATCGGATGGCACGTTTACTGGTATTACACCAAGGGCAGCAGGCTCCCCGTTACATACCTTCACCTGCCTTCCCTTATCTTCGAGATACAGGACAAGGAATTAAGGGATGCCCTCATGCCCGTAACTGCTGAACTTGAAAAGGCCAAACCGGACAGACAGAGACTCCTCCAGGAATGTTTCAACTTCTCAGGCACACTTGCCCGCTTTACCGGGAAGAGAGTTATCGTTTCTCTCGACGAGTTCCAGGAAATAGTAAATCTTACCAACTTCGATCAGATGAAAAACATCTTGAAAATCTTTCGCAGTGTAAAGGACAGGGTAGACCACGTTACTTATTGTATCAGCGGTTCGATTATTTCAGAGATGGAGAATATCACAAGGGACAGTGCAAGCCCATTGTTCAATCAGTTCTCTCATCTTCCCATAAAACCGTATACACGGGAAGAATCCGGCGAACTTATCAATAAATTCATTCCCGATGTTGATAACAGGCTCACAGGTCTCTTCCATTATTACAGTACAGGTAATCCCTTCTACCTCGTCCGGATACTCAGGAAGGCTATCCTTTTTCTGGATAGAGGGGAGGTTCTGTCAGATATGCTTGTTAAACGTGCCTTTATCTCGGAGGTGCTTTCACCGGGCGGCCTTATTCACTCATACTGCACGTACCTTTATAACGTTTCTCTCCAGAGGGCGAGGGGATATGGAGTATTAAAATCGTTACTGGATATTGTAGCGACAAACGATACCCCCATGACGCAGTCAGAACTGGCAAGAGCATTGAAGATGAGCCAGGGGCCCATACGAATCAATCTGAAAGCACTCCAGGATATCGGACTTCTCTTTGAAAAGGAACGAAAATATTATTACTTTGATCCTATACTGAAATACTGGGTTGCCTATGTGCAGAACGGCGTCGAGGTTTCTGATTTTCCTAAAGAGAAAGACCTTATGTCGATAATAGAAGAGTTGGATAAAAAATATCAGCGCGTATCGGAAGAGCTTGGAAGAATGAAGGAAGAATCCGTAATGAATATTATGAAGCAATTCTCAGGGCAGGAAATAGATGGGGCATTGTTTGGTTTAACAGAAAGGATCATCCTGCCGGGTTTTACAAAGCTCAAGCGATACATCTCGACAGATGGGAAAATAGAGATCGATATACTTGCCATCACTAAAAAGGGCAAATGGGCAGTTGAGGTAAAATGGAAAGGCAAGGCTGCTGGGCTGAAAGAAATAGAAAGATTCTTAAAAAAGGCTTTACCTCTGGCAGATACATACTGGTATGTTTCGAAAGCCGGTTTTACAAAAGAGGCCAGACAGTTTGCTCTGGAAAAAAGAATATTCATATCTTCCGAAAAAGACATCGGGGTCCTTGTTGAAAGTTTACAACAGGGCTGA
- a CDS encoding HD domain-containing protein, which yields MTMSRNEAIELLNKYVKNEKMLSHSYASEAVMRALANRLGRDEEKWGLAGLLHDLDIELVNGDLSVHGIETEKILNEKGIDPEIVEAIVMHNEALTGKERHTELQHALAAGETLTGLIIATTLVYPDKKITSVKPKSVTKRMKEKAFAASVNRDNIMECEKIGIPLDEFVEICVNAMKGISDQLGL from the coding sequence ATGACTATGTCAAGAAATGAGGCAATTGAGTTACTCAATAAATATGTAAAAAATGAAAAGATGCTGAGCCACAGTTATGCCTCTGAGGCGGTGATGAGGGCGCTGGCAAATAGATTGGGCAGAGATGAAGAAAAATGGGGTCTTGCGGGACTGCTGCATGACCTTGATATAGAGCTTGTCAATGGTGATTTAAGTGTCCATGGTATCGAAACTGAAAAAATCCTTAATGAAAAAGGTATTGATCCTGAAATCGTAGAAGCCATAGTGATGCATAACGAAGCGCTGACGGGTAAAGAACGGCACACGGAATTACAGCATGCCCTTGCAGCAGGAGAAACCCTCACAGGCCTTATTATTGCGACAACCCTCGTGTATCCGGACAAGAAGATTACAAGTGTAAAACCTAAATCCGTAACAAAAAGGATGAAGGAAAAAGCTTTCGCAGCATCTGTTAACAGGGACAATATTATGGAATGTGAAAAAATCGGAATACCGCTGGATGAATTTGTGGAGATTTGCGTAAATGCCATGAAAGGCATAAGCGATCAATTAGGGTTATGA
- the bcp gene encoding thioredoxin-dependent thiol peroxidase: MIKLKAGDKAPFIELPNQDNIIRKLSDFSGRKVLIFFYPKAGTSGUTVQAASVRDAGMRLSEINVVPLGISPDLPSAQKRFAEKNGLEYDLLSDPDHEVAEAYGIWGEKNMYGKKSYGIIRSSFLIDEKGLIIEAFYKISPADTIPKALKALGA; the protein is encoded by the coding sequence ATGATAAAACTTAAAGCAGGCGATAAGGCCCCATTTATTGAATTGCCGAACCAGGACAATATCATAAGAAAACTGTCGGATTTTTCAGGCAGGAAGGTGCTCATATTCTTTTATCCTAAAGCAGGTACTTCTGGCTGAACTGTCCAGGCCGCGAGCGTAAGAGACGCCGGGATGCGTCTGTCGGAAATAAACGTTGTGCCCTTAGGGATCAGCCCTGATTTACCATCAGCACAGAAACGGTTCGCAGAAAAGAACGGGCTGGAATATGACCTTCTTTCAGATCCAGACCATGAGGTTGCCGAGGCATACGGCATCTGGGGCGAGAAGAATATGTACGGCAAAAAGTCATACGGTATTATTCGCTCATCTTTTCTCATTGATGAAAAAGGGCTTATTATTGAAGCTTTTTACAAAATCAGCCCGGCGGATACAATACCGAAGGCGTTAAAGGCGCTTGGTGCATAA